The following is a genomic window from Desulfomonilia bacterium.
CAGAATCGAATGGCCTGATAGCCCTTTTAATAACATATCTCTACTCAAAAACATACTTATTGGAGACATGAATGGAGACAATAAGGACGATGTAGTTGAGATCGGACCGAATGGCGATATTTATGTAAGAGTCTCCACATGTAAGGGATTGTTACCCAAACAGAGATGGGGAGGTGGATTGACATCAATTCCATTTACCTCGAATAACAAAACAACATATTCTTCTACAGCCAAAATCGGAGACTTCAACGGAGATGGTAGAGCTGATATTGCTGAAAATTATTCTCAGGGCAATTTAAACGTAACTCTTTCAAATGGAACCAGCTTTGCTCCTTTAACTTACTGGGGTAGAAATACTCAGTGGAATATGGGTGATTGGGTTTCAGTGGCTGACTTTAATGGAGATGGCATTGATGATTGTGTTACTGAAGCTAACCCAGCTATCGGAATTGATTATGATTGTGTTACGGTATCGAGATCAGGATTGCCTGATTACCTGCTGTCTATAACAAACGGCCTAGATGAATTAATAGAAATTGGTTATGGCCTTCTAAGTGACAGTAGCATTTATACTAGAATAACCACATCATTATACCCAATAGTAGATTATGAGGGTCCTTTAGCTGTAGTTAAAAACGTCTTCAGGAGCAATGGAGTTGGAGGTACACGAACATACAGTTATACTTACAGCAGTGCAAAAATGGATATAGTCCGCAGACGATTCCAGGGATTCTATGAGATCAGAATGCGGGATTATGATAGACAGATTGATACAATATATAATTATCTACAAACATTTCCATTCGTTGGTCTGGTGGAAAAAACTCAAACAGTTAAATCCATCAGCGGCATTTTGCTGAATTCATCTGAATACATATGGGAAATTTCAGTATATAAGTTCGGCAATTCATTTGATGCATCCTATGTACCAGTAAACACACTAAATTCGGAAAACTACAATCTGAGCTCATACAGCTCTATCTGGAATATCGCACAAACTTATTTTCCGTATGTAAAGCAATCTGTGCAGAGATTGTATGCCCTCCCACCAAAATCTATGTTGTTAAAGGAAACAACTACAGTACAAAGTTATACGGGTATGGGAAACCTCTTAAATAAAGAAGTTACCGCAACGGCAATAAGTAAAGACACTTTAAAAAAGAAATATAATTATAATTATTATCCAGTCAGAGTCATTGATCTGATCTGGAACACGGGGTTGTTGAAATCCGAAGAAATTACATCTGAATATACTTATATGGATCCTGTAACAAATGAATACAAATCTATTGATCCAGTAACGAATATGACATTATACGAATATTTTACTGATGAAACTCCTCTAGATAGCGATTTAAACCGGCCCAAATACGGAAAGCTAAAAAAGATAATAATAGAACCCAACGAATCGACTACTTCATCCCTTAAAAAAATTACCGAATATGATTATGAAACTAAATATGGTTGCATTGGCTCAGACAAGATTTCGGGGTATGGAGTATCAGCAAGAGAAACCACTTATTCATATGTCTATACGGATACAACACATACGCTTGAAACAAAGAATCCTTTGAATCACATAACAAAACAGAAATTTGATGATGGTTATGGCACAATAGTATCATTGATTGATCCGAATAATTTGGAAACCACCTTCTCAAATGACGGTTTCGGAAGAAAAATATCAGAAAAAAGACCTGACCAGACACAGACAACATATTCATATGGTTTTTCAAGTCTTGAAAACTGCGCATATTTTATAAAGAATGAAAGTTCGGGAAAACCACCGATAACAAGGCATTACGACATATTTGACCGTGCTATCTATACATATTCCATTGGATTTAATGGTGAGGATATTGTGATGTCATCCGGTTATGATGCTTTTGGCAGAAAAACTGTCGAAACAAGGTTCCATTATATTTTTGGCGACCCTCAGGCTACAAGCTACAATGAATATGACGACTATGACAGGCCGGGTATTATAACAAGGTATGATTCAGGTACTACATCATATACTTATAATGATGAAGATGGCATGACAACAACTGCAGTCAACCAGAAGGGACAGAAGACCAGACGCGCATATAATGTATTTGGTAGTATTGCCAAAGTTCAACAGTTGGATGATTCAATTTCAACAACCTACGCTTATGACCCGCTGGGAAATTTAACAGAGATTAAAGACAAATCGGGTAATGTTATCAAAATGGTCTATGATAAGTTAAGCAGAAAGACGAGCATGACCGATCCTGATATGGGTACATGGAGTTATACATATAATCCTTTTGGTGAACTGGTAATTCAAACAGATCAAAAACAGCAGACTATAACCAACGGGTACGACCTGTTGGGGCGTATAAAAACAAGGGAAGCAATTGAAATACAGGGAACCGATGATACAAAACCTAAATGTTTTGCATCAACAGCAAAATCAAATCTTTTATCTGAAGTATTCGGAACAACAAAAACGAAAGAAACTACAACCTGGATATATGATAAAACACAGACAACCCTTGGTTTACTTTCAGATATTAATGTTACCGCACCGGACAAAACATATAAAGAAACCTATCAGTATGATTCATACAACAGGCCTACAATAGTTACAAAGACTATTGATGAAAAGGAATATGTCATTACTACAACATATGATTCCGAGAGCCGTATTCAATCGATAACATATCCGGAAACAAGTGAATCGACCAGGTTCATGGTTACATACGGATACAAAAACGGATACCTGGAAAAAGTGTATGATTCAACAAAGGAATACTGGAAAGCTAACTCACTTAATGCACTTGGACAGGTTACAAACGTAAGTCTGGGTAACGCCCTGACGACAGAGTATATTTATGATAATAGCACAGGGCGGCTTGCCGAAATCAACACTTCAGGGAATGTTCAAAAATTATCATTTACTTATGATGAAATTGGAAACATGAAAACCAGGGCTGATGCATCAAACCCCTCAAAGACGTTAAATGAAACGTTTGAATATGACAGATTAAACAGGCTTAGAAGCTCCAAGATATCAGGCGTTACAGATATGACATATGATTATTACGATAATGGAAACATCATGACAAAAACTGATATGGGTACTTACCAGTATGGCTCAAAACCGCATGCGGTAAGCACAATTAAAAAATCCGGCAGTGAATTGAATTATAGTTATGATGATAACGGGAATATGATCGAGGAGTCTGAGAAAAAAGCAGGTGTATCCAATTCATTGAGAAAGCTGACCTACAACGCATACAACATGCCTTACAAAGTCACAAAAGGCTCAGATTCGGCAACATTTACTTATGGCCCGATGCTTGAGCTTATCAAACAGGAAATCGTGATCAACGCAAACACAACAACTACTGTCTATTGCAGTGAGTTGTTTGAAAAAGTCAGCACAGGTGATGTTGTTGACTACAAACATTATATTCAGGTTGCAGGCGAATCTATTGCGATTCACAATATACACAGAGAAAACTCACAATCGGATGTTAAAAATTATTACCTGCATAAAGATAACCTTGGGTCGATTACCTGTATTACAAATGATCTGGGGCAAAAGGATCAGATATCCAGCTACAGCACCTATGGTTCAAAGCGTGATCCCGCTACTTGGGACTGGAAAACTGTTCCTACCTTGACAGGTTTAATAACCAATCGTGGGTTTACCGGCCATGTGCAGTTGGATGAGTTAGGCTTGATCCATATGAAAGGCCGTATATATGATCCCAATATGGGGAGATTCATAAGTCCTGATCCGTTTATTCAGGCTCCTTACAACTCGCAGTCATTAAACAGATATAGCTACTGTATGAACAACCCTCTCGTATATATTGATCCGATGGGATTTTTATGGGGTATATCCGCGCCATCTGGTTTTCGTGTGAATGGAAGCAGTTCCGGAATTTCAACGGGAAGCGGTTCCAGCTCAGGGACAGCAAGTGCACCATCTACAGAGAAGAATAGCTCCTCGTCAAAAGACAGTAAATCCCATTCATGCGGTCAGGATTTCTTTGGAATTCATATTGGTGCACCGCATAGGAGTACAATGGCTAGTGCAGGACTGCCTGGGGGATTATCTGACAGCGCTTATGAAGCACAAAAAAGGAATTTTGATAGTTGTAATAAACAGAGAGGAGTGAGTAATCCTGGTGACAAAGAGATCGGCGATACTAAAGTAACTAATAGCAAAAACATTCAAAATGATGAAACCTATTTAAATGGGAACATGCAATTTGAAATAGATACACGCACACCGGATGAATTCTACAGTGAAATTGAACCTATATCATGGGAAGAAACAAGATGTTTTCTTGAAACCCTCGGTATAATAGGTGATGGTGTAGATCAAGCAGAAAAAGCAAAAGCTGCTGATAAATGCATTGATGAATATAAGAATGCTAAGTGGAAATGTGATATGGCTCTAAGAGCTTATGATGCTTGTCCAAACTATAGAGAAAAAGGCATGCAAAAAGAGTATAATGATTGTATTTCTACTGCTCAGAGATGGCAAGAAGAATGTATTGAAGGAATGAGTGGTCTGAGAAGATCAAAAAATGTGGGGAAAGTAAGTAATCCTTTTTAAAAAAGGTATTAAAAGTTATGAAAAAGAAAACTCAAAAATATTACAATATATTGGTTTTTATTATATTAATTTTATTTTCTTGTTCATCTAATAAAGAATCAAGCAAATTTTATGACATGAATAAAACAATAATATGGAATGGTATGAAAATAACTTACCCAAGTGATAGAATATCAAGTTATATTAATGGGGATCTTGGACTTCATTTAATTTCAATTGATACAAAATATGTGGATGGTCTTCAAATTATAAAGTATTCAAGAGGTCCTTTGACATTTTCAAATATAAAAGAATTTACTGAAGGTAATGGAAATAGAATAATAAAATATGGAGAAATTAATTATAAAGGAAATAAAGCATTCGAAATATCTTATCTGAACAATAAATCTAAATATATTTATGAATTATATGTAAAAAGCATTAACATGGTCTTTATGTACCAAGGGAATGAAAATAGATTTTCTGAATATAAATTAATTATTAATAACATAGAACTCATTGAATAGGGAAAATACACAAGAAAGCAAACTGGTTACCCATTAAAATTTAGTACCTTCAACTTGATATGACAGCTCTCCTTTCCGAGGGGATCTGTACATTAAAGTTTAAGCTTCCAAATACTCATGGCATTTTTTTGAGAAATACAAATTTAAGGCTTGATGGGAGAGCTTAAAATATTCAACAATATACATGAGAATTTCCGCTAAAACATAAAACCTTTAAAAGGAGAAAATGACCGTGGAATACACAGAAGAGATTCAGCATATGTGTCAGGTGGCAAAAGGCCCCAGAAACGGCCCTGCACCGATTCCCGAGGAAGGCAAATGGGTAATGGCGAAAGAAATAAAAGATATATCTGGACTTACGCACGGTGTGGGCTGGTGCGCACCGCAGCAGGGGGCGTGCAAACTTACACTCAATGTCAAGGATGGCATAATTGAGGAAGCCCTTGTCGAAACAATAGGCTGCACCGGTATGACTCATTCAGCAGCAATGGCAGCTGAAATTCTTCCAGGAAAGACCATCCTTGAGTCCCTGAATACAGACCTTGTCTGTGATGCGATCAACACGGCGATGCGTGAGCTGTTTCTTCAGATTGCGTATGGACGGACACAAACTGCATTTTCAGAAGGGGGTCTTCCGATAGGTGCTTCCCTTGAAGATCTGGGTAAAGGCCTGTGCAGCGTTTGCGGGACCATGTTCGGGACAGTTGCCAAAGGTCCGCGTTATCTGGAAATGGCCGAGGGTTATGTACTGGAACTTGCATTGGATGCGGACAGCGAGATCATCGGCTATAAGTTTGTCCATATCGGCCGCATGATGGAAATGATAAGGAACGGGATGGATGCAAACGAGGCGCTCAAGAAAGCAACAGGGACTTACGGCCGTTTTGCCGAAGCTGTCAAGGTAATCAATCCGCGGCACGAATAGGGGAGGAGAATATGGCACTATTTGAAGGATACGAAAGAAGGATAGCACAAATAAATCCGGTGCTTGAGAAATATGGTATTGCCACAATTGAAGAAGCTGAAAAAATCTGCAAGGACAAAGGGCTTGACGTATATAAGATAGTCAAGGATGTCCAGCCGATATGCTTTGAGAACGCATGCTGGGCGTATATTATGGGTGCGGCTATTGCAATTAAGAAAGGTCAGAAAAAGGCTGCCGAAATCGCCGAAACGCTGGGTGAAGGCCTTCAGGCTTTCTGCATTCCGGGCTCGGTCGCGGATGACAGGAAAGTAGGCATCGGCCACGGCAATCTTGCCGCAATGCTGCTCCGTGAAGAGACAAAGTGTTTTGCGTTTATTGCCGGCCATGAATCATTTGCTGCGGCTGAAGGCGCCATAGGCCTTGCGAAATCCGCAAACAAGGCTCGCAAAGAACCGCTCAAGGTAATCCTTAACGGCCTCGGCAAGGACGCGGCCCATATCATTTCCCGTGTCAACGGGTTTACCCATGTTGTGACAAAGTTCGATTACCTTTCGGGCAAGCTCACTATTGTAAGCGAAATGGCATATTCGACGGGCGAACGCGCAAAGGTGCGATGCTACGGTGCTGACGATGTGCGCGAAGGCGTGGCAATCAATCATCATGAGGGCGTTGACGTGTCGATCACGGGAAATTCTACTAATCCTACCCGCTTTCAGCACCCGGTAGCAGGCACATACAAAAAGGAATGTCAGGAACAGGGCAAGAAATATTTCTCTGTTGCTTCGGGCGGCGGAACAGGCCGTACGCTTCATCCCGACAACATGGCTGCCGGACCTGCTTCCTACGGTATGACAGACACCATGGGCCGCATGCATTCGGATGCACAGTTTGCAGGCTCGTCATCCGTGCCCGCCCACGTAGAAATGATGGGCTTTTTGGGAATGGGCAACAATCCGATGGTGGGTGCGTCAGTGGCTGTTGCGGTTGCGGTGGAACAAGCCATGAAATAGGAAAGCAGGGCCTGACAACTTAACTCAGGAGCTTCAGCTGATAAGCTGTTGAGCTGTTAACCAGAATCGATACGATGGAGGCTTAGAACTGAAGCTTTAAATCAGCGCCGGTGGCCCATCCGCTGAAGTATTCTCCCCAGAAATAAGACGCGCCAATACCCAGCCAGCGGGTTCTCCAGAGGTTGCCCATCATGTCGAGCACAATGCGGCCGTTCACCGTATAAATGAGGTCTTCATGGAAGCCTTCAGAGGCGTCACCGAACAGGCCTGTTGCCGCTATAAACCCGCCGGTATGAAGCTCTCGTTTCGTCAGTCTGATACCAAGCGGCACGTCAACATCAAGCTTGTTTTCCCATTGAGATTGTCGGTCGTCTTGAATTCGTAGAATCCGTCTACGGCACCGTTGTTGCCGCCGAGAATAGTAACCGCTTCGACGCGCTGTTCAGTGGTATTCTCAAGCTGTTCGATTATTTCAGAAGGCGGGGCAGGCAATGCGTAAACCGAAAGAGGGGTGGATATGAGGAATATCAGTATTAGGAAAACCTGGAAGAACCCTTTTCGGTGCCCCATGTTTGGCTGGCTTTACATGCGGTGTTCATCCGGGTATTTTACAGGTGTAGTTATCACCATGCAACGCTATCCTTCATTATTATCGAAAATGATGCCGATTAACATGTAAAATGAACATGATTGAAAGAGCGTTTTCTTTTAAGCATATTCGGGGTGAGACATGGGAGAAAATAAACAATTAAGAGAGACAAGATTCCTTTTCATATGGCTCTTCATATTCATTCTCTTGAACATGCTTATAGAACCCTTTATGCAGGACAACCTGCCGGTAAGGATGCTTAATGACGTCGCATTGATCATTGTTCTGGGAATCGCCGTGTT
Proteins encoded in this region:
- a CDS encoding FG-GAP-like repeat-containing protein; its protein translation is MAYFSGGRSETSDNSRIYAQGRSDNTVLIWALSEIKDRAGNKITYTYGKNTDTGEYWPTRIDYRYLSSSNPTCSIIFDYEDRPDMIQRYLGGSADFMTKKLTHIKTYSGGRLINDYFLNYEQGFSTKRSRLKSITLYDGNNNYIPSTLFTWSDNNGGFQDEAQWKQGSIPSGDAHYADFDGDGKTDLLIRKYNSNELIVYKSNGNNYEAGVLWGTLDVVNNSTAEIFVGDFNGDGRKDIAQIYGTFKGAILVYLSNGNSFEPYQVWLPYGGIYSDSRSFIAADMNGDGRDDIVGTPSTSTSNDRDKFYVYISNGVAFNTYNWSTISYGIDYIKTGDFNGDKKIDFIGKGRGNGVWYTWLSNGNGFDRIEWPDSPFNNISLLKNILIGDMNGDNKDDVVEIGPNGDIYVRVSTCKGLLPKQRWGGGLTSIPFTSNNKTTYSSTAKIGDFNGDGRADIAENYSQGNLNVTLSNGTSFAPLTYWGRNTQWNMGDWVSVADFNGDGIDDCVTEANPAIGIDYDCVTVSRSGLPDYLLSITNGLDELIEIGYGLLSDSSIYTRITTSLYPIVDYEGPLAVVKNVFRSNGVGGTRTYSYTYSSAKMDIVRRRFQGFYEIRMRDYDRQIDTIYNYLQTFPFVGLVEKTQTVKSISGILLNSSEYIWEISVYKFGNSFDASYVPVNTLNSENYNLSSYSSIWNIAQTYFPYVKQSVQRLYALPPKSMLLKETTTVQSYTGMGNLLNKEVTATAISKDTLKKKYNYNYYPVRVIDLIWNTGLLKSEEITSEYTYMDPVTNEYKSIDPVTNMTLYEYFTDETPLDSDLNRPKYGKLKKIIIEPNESTTSSLKKITEYDYETKYGCIGSDKISGYGVSARETTYSYVYTDTTHTLETKNPLNHITKQKFDDGYGTIVSLIDPNNLETTFSNDGFGRKISEKRPDQTQTTYSYGFSSLENCAYFIKNESSGKPPITRHYDIFDRAIYTYSIGFNGEDIVMSSGYDAFGRKTVETRFHYIFGDPQATSYNEYDDYDRPGIITRYDSGTTSYTYNDEDGMTTTAVNQKGQKTRRAYNVFGSIAKVQQLDDSISTTYAYDPLGNLTEIKDKSGNVIKMVYDKLSRKTSMTDPDMGTWSYTYNPFGELVIQTDQKQQTITNGYDLLGRIKTREAIEIQGTDDTKPKCFASTAKSNLLSEVFGTTKTKETTTWIYDKTQTTLGLLSDINVTAPDKTYKETYQYDSYNRPTIVTKTIDEKEYVITTTYDSESRIQSITYPETSESTRFMVTYGYKNGYLEKVYDSTKEYWKANSLNALGQVTNVSLGNALTTEYIYDNSTGRLAEINTSGNVQKLSFTYDEIGNMKTRADASNPSKTLNETFEYDRLNRLRSSKISGVTDMTYDYYDNGNIMTKTDMGTYQYGSKPHAVSTIKKSGSELNYSYDDNGNMIEESEKKAGVSNSLRKLTYNAYNMPYKVTKGSDSATFTYGPMLELIKQEIVINANTTTTVYCSELFEKVSTGDVVDYKHYIQVAGESIAIHNIHRENSQSDVKNYYLHKDNLGSITCITNDLGQKDQISSYSTYGSKRDPATWDWKTVPTLTGLITNRGFTGHVQLDELGLIHMKGRIYDPNMGRFISPDPFIQAPYNSQSLNRYSYCMNNPLVYIDPMGFLWGISAPSGFRVNGSSSGISTGSGSSSGTASAPSTEKNSSSSKDSKSHSCGQDFFGIHIGAPHRSTMASAGLPGGLSDSAYEAQKRNFDSCNKQRGVSNPGDKEIGDTKVTNSKNIQNDETYLNGNMQFEIDTRTPDEFYSEIEPISWEETRCFLETLGIIGDGVDQAEKAKAADKCIDEYKNAKWKCDMALRAYDACPNYREKGMQKEYNDCISTAQRWQEECIEGMSGLRRSKNVGKVSNPF
- a CDS encoding GGGtGRT protein, producing MALFEGYERRIAQINPVLEKYGIATIEEAEKICKDKGLDVYKIVKDVQPICFENACWAYIMGAAIAIKKGQKKAAEIAETLGEGLQAFCIPGSVADDRKVGIGHGNLAAMLLREETKCFAFIAGHESFAAAEGAIGLAKSANKARKEPLKVILNGLGKDAAHIISRVNGFTHVVTKFDYLSGKLTIVSEMAYSTGERAKVRCYGADDVREGVAINHHEGVDVSITGNSTNPTRFQHPVAGTYKKECQEQGKKYFSVASGGGTGRTLHPDNMAAGPASYGMTDTMGRMHSDAQFAGSSSVPAHVEMMGFLGMGNNPMVGASVAVAVAVEQAMK